A window from Felis catus isolate Fca126 chromosome B1, F.catus_Fca126_mat1.0, whole genome shotgun sequence encodes these proteins:
- the MSANTD1 gene encoding myb/SANT-like DNA-binding domain-containing protein 1, translated as MDEPPSSPGKDPLREGASSMAAAEVPGYLVSPQTEKHRRARNWTDAEMRGLMLVWEEFFDELKQTKRNAKVYEKMASKLLEMTGERRLGEEIKIKITNMTFQYRKLKCMTDSESVPPDWPYYLAIDRILAKVPESCDGKLPDSQQPGPSTSQTEASLSPSAKSTPLYLPYNQCSYEGRFQDDRSDTSSSLLSLKFRSDARPGKKRKVQNCHLRKKKLRLLEAMLEEQRRLSRAVEDACQEVRRVLDRQNLLQVQGLQLQERMMSLLEKMIAKSGV; from the exons ATGGACGAGCCTCCGTCAAGCCCTGGAAAAGACCCGCTGAGAGAGG GTGCCTCCAGCATGGCGGCGGCCGAGGTGCCCGGCTACCTCGTGTCCCCGCAGACGGAGAAGCACCGGCGAGCCCGCAACTGGACGGACGCCGAGATGCGCGGCCTCATGCTCGTCTGGGAGGAGTTCTTCGACGAGCTGAAGCAGACCAAGCGCAACGCCAAGGTGTACGAGAAGATGGCCAGCAAGCTGCTGGAGATGACGGGGGAGCGCCGGCTGGGCGAGGAGATCAAGATCAAGATCACCAACATGACCTTCCAGTACAG GAAATTAAAATGCATGACAGATAGCGAGTCCGTCCCGCCCGACTGGCCCTATTACCTAGCCATTGATAGGATTCTGGCCAAGGTCCCCGAGTCCTGTGATGGCAAACTGCCGGACAGCCAGCAGCCGGGGCCCTCCACGTCCCAGACCGAGGCGTCCCTGTCGCCGTCTGCTAAATCCACCCCTCTGTACTTACCGTATAACCAGTGCTCCTACGAAGGCCGCTTCCAGGATGATCGCTCCGACACCTCCTCCAGCTTACTGTCCCTTAAGTTCAG GTCGGACGCGCGGCCCGGGAAGAAGCGCAAGGTGCAGAACTGCCACCTGCGGAAGAAGAAGCTGCGGCTGCTGGAGGCCATGCTGGAGGAGCAGCGCCGGCTGAGCCGCGCCGTGGAGGACGCGTGCCAGGAGGTGCGCCGCGTGCTGGACCGCCAGAACCTGCTGCAGGTGCAGGGCCTGCAGCTGCAGGAGCGCATGATGAGCCTGCTGGAGAAGATGATCGCCAAGTCCGGCGTCTAG
- the LOC123378942 gene encoding uncharacterized protein LOC123378942, which translates to MHLSLFMASKEPPPPKRFWEHLALDSHYRFLVQTGWRPLALEDRGLVDRQQVAWLWAKRGRLSVHAASCSRVTDSQTLPGTPEHTWSPCYFQKEKGPDPLLLMSPAHPLPLRQRDPQERALLPGVCPWKVPETPRWDPHFPPGAPGRLGRASTPKYLRPVLVSGETGLQGVAAWVSPSLLLGLNYPFSLQVLLDTQPPALCLPIPQRLRVPAGHAAVPRPHGSHGPGVLPWLTLLLLTSAGQPQGALQPIPSLALKPSFLTTSPGTVTLSVTAPSPVLWPRQPCCHCGAASCGQRPLPSWGSRPVPLVWVQSSPLSCGTFPALLATRGPGP; encoded by the exons ATGCACCTGTCACTTTTCATGGCGTCGaaggaaccccctccccccaagcgcTTCTGGGAGCACCTGGCCCTGGACAGTCACTACCGTTTCCTGGTGCAGACTGGGTGGCGGCCACTGGCGCTGGAGGACCGTGGCCTCGTCGACCGGCAGCAAGTGGCTTGGCTCTGGGCGAAGCGGGGCCGCCTGTCCGTGCACGCTGCCTCGTGCTCGCGGGT CACGGACAGCCAGACCCTGCCTGGCACGCCTGAGCACACGTGGTCTCCCTGTtacttccagaaagaaaagggCCCAGACCCCCTGCTGCTCAtgtcccccgctcaccctctgccACTACGGCAGAGGGACCCTCAGGAGAGG GCTCTGCTCCCTGGCGTCTGCCCCTGGAAGGTGCCAGAGACTCCTCGATGGGATCCCCACTTCCCACCTGGGGCTCCGGGTCGGCTGGGTAGGGCCAGCACACCTAAGTATCTCAGGCCGGTGTTGGTTTCCGGGGAGACAGGTCTACAGGGTGTGGCCGCATGGGTGTCCCCCAGCCTCCTGCTGGGGCTTAACTACCCCTTCTCCCTGCAGGTCCTGCTGGATACCCAGCCCCCggccctctgcctccccatcCCACAGAGATTGAGGGTCCCCGCAGGCCATGCAGCTGTGCCAAG GCCTCACGGCTCCCACGGCCCTGGTGTCCTGCCCTGGCTGACCCTCCTGCTGCTGACCTCTGCTGGCCAGCCCCAGGGGGCACTGCAGCCCATCCCCAGCCTGGCTCTCAAGCCCTCCTTTCTGACCACCTCCCCAGGGACAGTCACGCTGTCTGTCACTGCCCCGTCCCCTGTGCTCTGGCCTCGCCAGCCTTGCTGCCACTGTGGGGCTGCTTCTTGCGGGCAGCGCCCCCTGCCTTCCTGGGGATCCAGGCCGGTTCCCCTCGTCTGGGTGCAGAGTTCACCGTTGTCCTGCGGTACCTTCCCAGCCCTGCTGGCGACCCGCGGCCCTGGCCCTTGA